A region of the Betaproteobacteria bacterium genome:
GGCGGCCGCCGTCAGCATCACGGGACGCGTCCGGTGGACGGCCGCGTCGACGACCGCGGTCCACGTGTCGCGCCCGGCGTCGATCTCCGCCTGAACCTGGTCGACCAGGATCACCGAGTTACGCATGATCATCCCGCTCAAGGCGGTGATGCCGAGGATCGCAACGAAGCCGAGCGGCGCCTGGAACAGCAGCAGCGCGGCAACGACCCCGATGATCCCGAGCGGCGCGGTGAGGAACACCATGAACATCTTCGAGAAGCTCTGCAGCTGCAACATCAGGATCGTCAAAATCGTGACCAACATCACCGGGAAGACCGCCGCGAGCGCCCGGTTGGCCTTGTCGCTTTCCTCGACGGCACCGCCGACATCGATGCGATAGCCGGAGGGCAGCTTCGCCTCGATGTCCGCGAGCAGCGGACGAATCGCCTGGGTCGCGGAGACGCCCTGCTCGCCGTCCTTCACATCGGCGCGCACGGTGATCGCCATGTCGCGGTTGCGGCGCCACAGGACCGGCTCCTCGAGCACATAGTCGACCTTCGCAACCTGCGAGAGCGGGACGACGGTGCCATTGCGCGTGAAGAGATTGACGTCCTTCAGCGTATCGAGATCGAGGCGCTCGGAGGGCACGGCACGGGCGACGATGTCGATCAGGTCCTCGTGCTCGCGCAGATGGGACAGCGTCGCGCCGTTCATCACGGTCTGAATCACCAGGGCGACGTCGGCCGGCGCGAGGCCAAGCGCGCGCGCCTTGTCCTGGTCCAAGTCCGCCCGCAGCACGCGCACCGGGTCGTTCCAGTCGAGCTGGACGTCGCGCACCTGGGGACTGGACGCCACGACCTTCTCCACCTCGCGCGCGATCTCCCGCACCTTCTGCGTGTCCGGGCCGACGACGCGGAACTGGACCGGGAAGCCGACCGGCGGGCCGAGCTCAAG
Encoded here:
- a CDS encoding efflux RND transporter permease subunit, coding for AVFIVMTKDTQARERVRSRLMTMVNDEFPQAWVRITRLELGPPVGFPVQFRVVGPDTQKVREIAREVEKVVASSPQVRDVQLDWNDPVRVLRADLDQDKARALGLAPADVALVIQTVMNGATLSHLREHEDLIDIVARAVPSERLDLDTLKDVNLFTRNGTVVPLSQVAKVDYVLEEPVLWRRNRDMAITVRADVKDGEQGVSATQAIRPLLADIEAKLPSGYRIDVGGAVEESDKANRALAAVFPVMLVTILTILMLQLQSFSKMFMVFLTAPLGIIGVVAALLLFQAPLGFVAILGITALSGMIMRNSVILVDQVQAEIDAGRDTWTAVVDAAVHRTRPVMLTAAATVLAMIPLTRSIFWGPMAIAIMGGLTVASVLTIFFVPALYAAWFRIGRPVAPNVAPAPTPAL